The genomic interval ATCGAGTGAAACCCATAGCATGCGAGAAAAAAGCATTTTGAACGGTCATTGTTGTAGTTGTGATAAAATGAAAGAGATTCAGAAATAACCTAATAGAAATGATGGTCGCTATGAAAATCGAATTTGAAAATCATATCATTGAGTTTAATGTTGAATATGCCAATAGAAAAAAGATATATATCCAAATGGACTCATTGGGATTCATAACCGTGAAGGCTCCCAATGGAACAACGGAAGAGAATGTCATGCGGGCCGTGCAGCAGCATGGTAAACAGCTCACTCAGAGATTGCAGCAGATCGCGAAGGTTCGAGATACCCCGAAGACAAAAGAATATCAAGAGCAAGGAAAATTCCTTCACCTTGGAAAAGAGTACTTTCTTCATGAATTGATCGACACAGCTGATCTGAGTGAAGAGGAGTTAAAAATCAATCTTAAAAAGTTTTATTTTGCAAGCTGTAAGAAAATCATTGGAGAACGAATCAAACGATATCAAGAGCAGCTGAAAGTAAAACATAAAAGCTTCGAAATCGAAGAGTCAAGAACGAAGTGGGGAAGCTGCAGCTCAAGTAAAAAATTAACCTTTAATTACCGACTGGCGATGGCTCCGCTTGAGGTGATCGATTATGTCGTCATCCATGAGCTTTGCCATCTGACGCATATGAATCATGATCGTTCCTTCTGGAGACGAGTGGGCAGCATTATGCCGGATTACAAA from Paenibacillus sp. FSL K6-3182 carries:
- a CDS encoding SprT family zinc-dependent metalloprotease produces the protein MKIEFENHIIEFNVEYANRKKIYIQMDSLGFITVKAPNGTTEENVMRAVQQHGKQLTQRLQQIAKVRDTPKTKEYQEQGKFLHLGKEYFLHELIDTADLSEEELKINLKKFYFASCKKIIGERIKRYQEQLKVKHKSFEIEESRTKWGSCSSSKKLTFNYRLAMAPLEVIDYVVIHELCHLTHMNHDRSFWRRVGSIMPDYKEKEEFLAKHGQAMTL